A part of Geothrix oryzae genomic DNA contains:
- a CDS encoding HD-GYP domain-containing protein — translation MPTAPLKADLRHVTYALSDALDLVGLNDVGHGKRVGIVAYACAKQKGMSEPEATFLFDLGLLHDIGVSSTEVHRSLLAEFDWVGSPLHCEIGYELLRAFPPLAALAVPVKHHHTRWDQFPTLGIEPSQAWQANLIFLADRVDALAAPFHGAGTVLLHTGEIRTLIQQRSGTFFAPELVELFLEASRSEAFWLLLEPRSVQTFVQDILDQGTSYEASMGDLRQLAEIFSRIVDAKSPFTAEHSLGVAGLARLLAERSGLSVDSCAKIEIAGLLHDVGKLRVPDGILDKPGALDQQERQIINTHSFETYQILRHIKGFEEITPWAAYHHEEPGGSGYPFRLDGRTLPIEARLLRVADIFQAMVQDRPYRKGLDREQALGFLGHLAAAGRLEPELVSLVAACGDEAMLAAQPGLRTSTG, via the coding sequence ATGCCCACCGCACCCCTCAAGGCTGATCTCCGGCATGTGACCTACGCGCTTTCGGACGCGCTGGATCTGGTCGGCCTGAATGATGTCGGCCACGGCAAGCGGGTCGGCATCGTGGCCTACGCGTGCGCGAAGCAGAAGGGGATGAGCGAGCCGGAGGCGACCTTCCTCTTCGACCTCGGCCTGCTGCACGACATCGGCGTGTCCTCCACCGAGGTCCACCGCAGCCTCCTGGCGGAGTTCGACTGGGTGGGTTCTCCGCTGCACTGCGAGATCGGCTACGAGCTGCTGCGGGCGTTCCCGCCCCTGGCTGCCCTGGCGGTGCCGGTGAAGCACCACCACACGCGGTGGGACCAGTTCCCCACCCTCGGGATCGAGCCCTCACAGGCCTGGCAGGCCAACCTGATCTTCCTGGCCGACCGGGTCGATGCGCTGGCCGCGCCGTTCCACGGGGCGGGCACCGTGCTCCTGCACACCGGGGAGATCCGGACCCTGATCCAGCAGCGTTCCGGGACCTTCTTCGCCCCCGAGCTGGTGGAGCTGTTCCTGGAGGCCTCCCGGTCCGAGGCGTTCTGGCTGCTCCTGGAGCCCCGCTCCGTCCAGACCTTCGTCCAGGACATCCTCGACCAGGGGACGAGCTATGAGGCCTCCATGGGGGATCTCCGGCAGCTGGCGGAGATCTTCTCGCGGATCGTGGACGCCAAGAGTCCCTTCACGGCGGAGCATTCCCTGGGAGTGGCGGGCCTCGCCCGCCTGTTGGCGGAGCGGTCGGGGCTGAGCGTCGACAGCTGCGCCAAGATCGAGATCGCCGGTCTTCTGCACGATGTGGGCAAGCTCCGGGTTCCAGACGGCATCCTGGACAAGCCCGGCGCGCTGGATCAGCAGGAGCGGCAGATCATCAACACCCACAGCTTCGAGACCTATCAGATCCTGCGCCACATCAAGGGCTTCGAGGAGATCACCCCCTGGGCCGCCTACCATCACGAAGAACCCGGGGGCAGCGGCTACCCCTTCCGCCTGGATGGCAGGACCCTGCCCATCGAGGCCCGCCTCCTCCGCGTGGCGGACATCTTCCAGGCGATGGTGCAGGACCGGCCCTACCGGAAGGGCCTGGACCGCGAGCAGGCGCTGGGCTTCCTGGGGCATCTGGCAGCCGCGGGCCGCCTGGAACCGGAACTCGTGTCTCTGGTCGCCGCCTGCGGCGATGAGGCCATGCTCGCCGCGCAGCCGGGCCTGCGGACCAGCACAGGCTGA
- a CDS encoding VanZ family protein — MRMRWLWILPLAVAAAIFSLSAQSQYPGGIQLPPPLDKVAHATVFGALALALDLTLRITRPDLPLYRRHLLVLAAVSLYGASDEWHQAFVPGRACEFGDWVADTVGGILALTAGSLHLLVTRRLGALSWWRGRRRRPDPARDLILVADPHWGATLTGLEAATAAHPEADWLFLGDVFDVWVGLPGMETEGQRAFLAWVEARRTAGRWVGLWLGNREYFLDPHAARFDLMGEGIGGTLEGETLAWEHGDLINTADRQYRLWNLASRSGLLWLVFRLMPGGTARRVSAWMERKLRTTNAAYKLAFPREAFRAAAEAHPGMTFLTGHFHTREGEANGLALPWAHEGQFMVWREGRVEDL; from the coding sequence ATGCGCATGCGATGGCTCTGGATCCTTCCCCTGGCGGTGGCTGCGGCCATTTTTTCGCTGAGTGCGCAATCGCAGTATCCGGGCGGCATCCAGCTGCCCCCGCCCCTGGATAAGGTTGCCCACGCCACCGTGTTCGGGGCCCTGGCGCTGGCGCTGGATCTGACCTTGCGGATCACCCGGCCGGACCTGCCCCTGTACCGCCGCCACCTCCTGGTGCTGGCCGCCGTGTCCCTGTACGGTGCTTCGGATGAGTGGCACCAGGCTTTCGTCCCCGGCCGCGCTTGCGAGTTCGGTGACTGGGTGGCCGATACCGTGGGCGGCATCCTGGCCCTGACGGCGGGTTCCCTCCACCTCCTGGTGACGCGGCGCCTGGGCGCCCTGTCCTGGTGGCGGGGCCGGCGGAGGCGACCGGATCCCGCCCGCGACCTCATCCTCGTGGCCGATCCCCACTGGGGCGCCACCCTCACCGGGCTGGAGGCCGCCACCGCCGCCCACCCGGAAGCCGACTGGCTCTTCCTCGGCGATGTGTTCGATGTGTGGGTGGGCCTTCCGGGCATGGAGACCGAGGGTCAGCGCGCCTTCCTCGCCTGGGTGGAGGCCCGCCGCACCGCCGGCCGCTGGGTGGGCCTGTGGCTGGGGAACCGCGAGTACTTCCTGGATCCCCACGCCGCGCGTTTTGACCTGATGGGCGAAGGCATCGGCGGCACCCTCGAAGGGGAGACCCTGGCCTGGGAGCACGGCGACCTCATCAACACCGCGGACCGGCAGTACCGGCTGTGGAACCTGGCCTCGCGCTCGGGCCTGCTGTGGCTGGTGTTCCGCCTCATGCCCGGCGGCACGGCTCGCCGGGTTTCCGCCTGGATGGAGCGGAAGCTCCGCACCACCAACGCCGCCTACAAGCTGGCCTTCCCCCGCGAGGCCTTCCGCGCCGCCGCCGAAGCACATCCCGGCATGACCTTCCTCACCGGCCACTTCCACACCCGCGAAGGGGAGGCCAACGGCCTCGCCCTGCCCTGGGCGCACGAGGGGCAGTTTATGGTGTGGCGCGAGGGCCGGGTGGAGGACCTCTAA
- the yihA gene encoding ribosome biogenesis GTP-binding protein YihA/YsxC, with the protein MAQPLTDAKFVTSAADAKKLGVCHAEVAFVGRSNVGKSSLLNALANQKQLARVSKTPGRTRLINVFLTGPDRWIVDLPGYGFATGPAAERATWQKMVEGYLTGRATLRMVFVLVDAEVGPTKLDHQMIEWLRAESLPHRIVATKADQVKPSKALKQRKDVAADLGLHASDIAWVSAGKGTGIPELRREVADLLNL; encoded by the coding sequence ATGGCCCAACCCCTCACCGATGCCAAGTTCGTCACTTCCGCCGCCGACGCGAAGAAGCTCGGGGTCTGCCACGCGGAGGTGGCTTTCGTGGGGCGCAGCAATGTGGGGAAATCCTCCCTGCTGAACGCCCTGGCCAACCAGAAGCAGCTGGCGCGGGTCTCCAAGACGCCGGGCCGCACGCGGCTCATCAATGTGTTCCTCACCGGCCCCGACCGCTGGATCGTGGACTTGCCGGGCTACGGCTTCGCCACGGGCCCCGCGGCCGAGCGGGCCACCTGGCAGAAGATGGTCGAGGGCTACCTCACGGGCCGCGCCACGCTGCGCATGGTCTTCGTGCTGGTGGATGCGGAAGTGGGTCCCACCAAGCTCGACCACCAGATGATCGAGTGGCTGCGCGCCGAGAGCCTGCCCCACCGCATCGTGGCCACCAAGGCCGACCAGGTGAAGCCCAGCAAGGCCCTCAAGCAGCGCAAGGATGTGGCGGCCGACCTGGGCCTGCACGCCAGTGACATCGCCTGGGTGAGCGCGGGGAAGGGCACGGGTATTCCCGAGCTGCGCCGCGAAGTGGCGGACCTGCTGAATCTTTAG
- the ftsE gene encoding cell division ATP-binding protein FtsE, which produces MITLTHVGKQYDRIHTALADVSFGIEAGEFVFLTGPSGAGKSTLLKLLFREQVPSSGEIQMAGHRLASMPEKEIPLLRRKLGVVFQDFKLIRSRTIFENVAFVLKVLGVSAAEQKQRTFRALKMVGLQHKLSSYPLQLSGGEQQRVAIARALVNDPLVLLADEPTGNLDPDLAQEIMALFERINGQGTTVIVATHDRSLIQRMKKRVIGLDHGRIAFDQPAPTSLVTV; this is translated from the coding sequence ATGATCACCCTCACCCATGTCGGCAAGCAGTACGACCGCATCCACACCGCCCTGGCGGATGTGAGCTTCGGCATCGAGGCCGGAGAGTTCGTGTTCCTCACGGGGCCCAGTGGGGCGGGGAAGTCCACGCTGCTGAAGCTGCTCTTCCGCGAGCAGGTGCCCAGCAGCGGCGAGATCCAGATGGCGGGCCACCGGCTGGCCTCCATGCCCGAGAAGGAGATCCCCCTGCTGCGGCGTAAACTGGGCGTGGTGTTCCAGGATTTCAAGCTCATCCGCAGCCGCACCATCTTCGAGAATGTGGCCTTCGTGCTCAAGGTGCTGGGCGTCAGCGCCGCCGAGCAGAAGCAGCGCACCTTCCGGGCCCTCAAGATGGTGGGCCTCCAGCACAAGCTGAGCAGCTACCCTCTGCAGCTGTCCGGCGGCGAGCAGCAGCGCGTGGCCATCGCCCGCGCCCTGGTGAACGATCCCCTGGTGCTGCTGGCGGACGAGCCCACGGGCAATCTGGACCCTGATCTGGCCCAGGAGATCATGGCCCTCTTCGAGCGCATCAACGGCCAGGGCACCACGGTCATCGTGGCCACCCACGACCGGAGCCTCATCCAGCGCATGAAGAAGCGCGTCATCGGCCTCGACCACGGCCGCATCGCCTTCGACCAGCCCGCCCCCACGAGCCTGGTGACAGTCTGA
- a CDS encoding thiolase family protein has product MSAYVLSATRTAVGSFGGALKPLNAVQMGALAITEALVRAGVEPAAVGDVVLGNVLQAGSGQNVARLAALKAGLPHATPAHTPNQVCGSGLKAVALGAQSILMGDADFVVAGGTESMSNAPYLLPAARWGARMGHAQLVDSMIQDGLWCGHGDTHMGITAENVAALHGVTREAQDAFALRSQRSAAAAQAAGAFDREVFAVTLAGKKGDTVFNRDEYIKTDASAEGLAKLKPAFKKDGTVTAGNASGINDGAAALVLATEAAAKSHRPIARILGFAQAGVDPATMGLGPVPAIRKLLAKTGVKLADIDLFELNEAFAAQSLGVLAELPEIDPARVNLRGGAIALGHPIGASGTRILVTLLHLLQDQDKKLGLAALCVGGGQGVAMLVERL; this is encoded by the coding sequence ATGTCCGCCTATGTCCTGTCTGCCACCCGCACCGCCGTCGGTTCCTTCGGAGGCGCGCTGAAACCCTTGAATGCGGTCCAGATGGGCGCCCTGGCCATCACCGAGGCCCTGGTCCGGGCCGGGGTGGAGCCGGCCGCCGTGGGCGATGTGGTGCTGGGCAATGTGCTCCAGGCCGGCAGCGGCCAGAATGTGGCCCGCCTGGCGGCGCTCAAGGCGGGTCTGCCCCACGCCACCCCGGCCCATACGCCCAACCAGGTCTGCGGATCGGGCCTCAAGGCCGTCGCCCTCGGCGCCCAGTCCATCCTGATGGGCGATGCGGACTTCGTGGTGGCCGGCGGCACCGAGAGCATGTCCAACGCGCCCTACCTGCTGCCCGCGGCCCGCTGGGGCGCCCGCATGGGCCACGCCCAGCTCGTCGACAGCATGATCCAGGACGGCCTCTGGTGCGGGCACGGCGACACCCACATGGGCATCACCGCCGAGAATGTCGCCGCCCTGCACGGCGTCACCCGCGAGGCCCAGGATGCCTTCGCCCTCCGGAGCCAGAGGTCGGCCGCGGCCGCCCAGGCCGCCGGGGCCTTCGACCGGGAGGTGTTCGCGGTCACCCTGGCGGGCAAGAAGGGCGATACGGTCTTCAACCGCGACGAGTACATCAAGACCGACGCCTCCGCCGAGGGCCTGGCCAAGCTCAAGCCCGCCTTCAAGAAGGACGGCACGGTGACCGCCGGCAACGCCAGCGGCATCAACGACGGCGCCGCGGCCCTGGTGCTGGCCACCGAAGCCGCCGCGAAGTCCCACCGGCCCATCGCCCGCATCCTCGGCTTCGCCCAGGCGGGTGTGGACCCCGCCACCATGGGCCTGGGGCCCGTTCCCGCCATCCGGAAGCTGCTGGCGAAGACCGGCGTGAAGCTGGCCGACATCGACCTCTTCGAGCTGAACGAGGCCTTCGCCGCCCAGAGCCTGGGCGTGCTGGCGGAACTGCCGGAGATCGATCCCGCCAGGGTGAACCTGCGCGGCGGCGCCATCGCCCTGGGCCACCCCATCGGAGCCAGCGGCACCCGCATCCTCGTCACCCTGCTGCACCTGCTCCAGGACCAGGACAAGAAGCTCGGCCTGGCCGCCCTCTGCGTCGGCGGCGGCCAGGGCGTGGCCATGCTGGTCGAGCGCCTCTAG
- a CDS encoding DUF4097 family beta strand repeat-containing protein, translating to MTVSSRWIPLFLVGSALLAQVPPPPPPPAPPAPPAPMIGVDLPTGSRTEQRTEKLAQGSKLWVKNRNGGIRVTGWERDEVALTAQIRDSERRRVELVLQRKGQDLDIEAVFQQPSWSFGVYISPRCEMTLQVPRKLMGHFRTTNGTVAVENLEGYARCEATNGAILITRVRGEVHVDTTNGPIEGRGLAARLRGSTTNGRIVLEDVEGGINLETTNGSIRARNLDGWGEGIHLESTNGSIEVDLGKATGDLVAENSNGSLDIKVAGAQVIEISKHSAHLKVPGRSQAIRLETTNGSIRVK from the coding sequence ATGACCGTTTCCAGCCGCTGGATCCCCCTGTTCTTGGTCGGGAGTGCGCTGCTGGCGCAGGTTCCGCCGCCCCCGCCGCCGCCCGCGCCCCCAGCCCCGCCGGCGCCCATGATCGGCGTGGACCTGCCGACGGGATCCCGCACGGAGCAGCGGACGGAGAAGCTGGCCCAGGGATCGAAACTCTGGGTCAAGAACCGCAACGGCGGCATCCGGGTGACCGGCTGGGAGCGGGATGAGGTCGCCCTCACCGCGCAGATTCGCGACAGCGAGCGGCGCCGGGTGGAGCTCGTGCTCCAGCGGAAGGGCCAGGACCTCGACATCGAGGCGGTCTTCCAGCAGCCTTCCTGGAGCTTCGGCGTCTACATCAGCCCCCGCTGCGAGATGACCCTCCAGGTGCCCCGGAAGCTCATGGGCCACTTCCGCACCACCAACGGCACGGTGGCCGTGGAGAACCTCGAGGGCTACGCCCGCTGTGAGGCCACCAACGGGGCGATCCTCATCACCCGCGTCCGCGGTGAAGTGCATGTCGACACCACCAACGGCCCCATCGAGGGACGCGGCCTGGCCGCCCGCCTCAGGGGCAGCACCACCAACGGCCGCATCGTGCTCGAGGATGTGGAGGGCGGCATCAACCTGGAGACCACCAACGGCAGCATCCGCGCCCGCAACCTGGACGGCTGGGGCGAAGGCATCCATCTCGAGTCCACCAACGGCAGCATCGAAGTCGACCTGGGCAAGGCCACGGGCGACCTGGTCGCCGAGAACAGCAACGGCTCGCTGGACATCAAGGTGGCCGGGGCGCAGGTGATCGAGATCTCCAAGCACAGCGCCCACCTGAAGGTACCCGGGCGGTCGCAGGCGATCCGCCTCGAGACCACCAACGGCAGCATCCGCGTCAAATAG
- a CDS encoding M16 family metallopeptidase codes for MRFLVPILVAISGLLTPSSLGAQAAGSVSGPAPGLSDVQERRLANGIRLLVVERRDLTAFHATLVFRRGRAEEPPALAGATDLLARALYGATWPEDLDSTHGPTSLDALLQQEEGLLEALRLERLRLQKDPATATQAPALESSLQALQATLRARFSASPLADAYAARGGRQTASAGPDALVVQTELPTEAFEFWCRTEAQRLAVLQLSRFSEARSALIADLRLPGRQGIALLRGAALPGHPYGRDLADNLPAIEALRRSDLRAWARHACGPDRLMLVVVGSLGMDAVRPVVERHFGLLPATKEVEDPILPEIPADLGDRRVQAALGAAPRLLVGWRIPPRAQADHLALCMAAQLLGGGRSSRLPLKLVAQKALAEHTEIQLDVPGGRLRGLLVADLTPAEGHSLAEVEGALHTEILRLQQEPIPLDEWQKALARLEVDHLVTQDDPASLARNLGLAWVEGGDWRLSDLEIQRLRTLGPEAVQTAARTWLRPTHRTTVLLQPDADEGKDPLDAEMARVLKALAATRIEDLAQREHLVAEGLRQLRMLNASERLRTLKLLEAQLAPEKR; via the coding sequence ATGCGATTCCTGGTCCCGATCCTCGTCGCCATCTCCGGGCTTCTCACCCCCTCCAGCCTGGGGGCTCAGGCTGCGGGCTCAGTTTCTGGCCCGGCCCCCGGCCTGAGTGATGTCCAGGAACGGCGGCTGGCGAACGGGATCCGCCTCCTGGTCGTCGAGCGGCGCGACCTGACGGCCTTCCACGCGACCCTGGTCTTCCGCCGGGGCCGGGCCGAGGAGCCCCCGGCCTTGGCCGGCGCCACGGACCTGCTGGCCCGGGCCCTCTATGGCGCCACCTGGCCCGAGGACCTGGATTCCACCCATGGACCGACCTCTCTGGATGCCCTCCTGCAGCAGGAGGAGGGGCTGTTGGAGGCCCTCCGCCTGGAGCGGCTGCGCCTGCAGAAGGATCCCGCCACGGCCACCCAGGCCCCGGCCCTGGAGTCGAGCCTCCAGGCCCTGCAGGCCACCCTGCGGGCCCGGTTTTCGGCCTCGCCGCTGGCGGACGCCTACGCGGCCAGGGGTGGGCGCCAGACCGCCAGCGCCGGGCCGGATGCCCTGGTGGTGCAGACCGAGCTTCCCACCGAAGCCTTCGAGTTCTGGTGCCGCACCGAGGCCCAGCGCCTGGCCGTACTCCAGCTGAGCCGCTTTTCCGAGGCCCGCTCGGCGCTCATCGCGGACCTTCGGCTGCCCGGGCGTCAGGGCATCGCCCTGCTGCGGGGCGCAGCCCTGCCCGGCCACCCCTATGGCCGCGACCTAGCCGACAACCTGCCGGCGATCGAGGCCCTGCGCCGCTCCGACCTGCGGGCCTGGGCGCGCCATGCCTGCGGCCCGGATCGCCTCATGCTGGTCGTCGTGGGCAGCCTCGGCATGGATGCGGTACGCCCCGTCGTGGAGCGCCACTTCGGTCTCCTCCCAGCCACCAAGGAAGTCGAGGATCCGATCCTCCCGGAGATCCCCGCGGACCTGGGGGACCGGAGGGTCCAGGCCGCCCTGGGAGCGGCCCCCCGCCTGCTGGTGGGCTGGCGCATCCCTCCCCGGGCCCAGGCTGACCACCTCGCGCTCTGCATGGCGGCCCAACTGCTCGGGGGTGGCCGGTCGAGCCGCCTGCCCCTCAAGCTCGTGGCCCAGAAGGCGCTGGCCGAACACACGGAAATCCAGCTGGATGTGCCCGGCGGCCGGCTGCGGGGCCTCCTGGTCGCCGACCTGACTCCGGCCGAGGGGCACAGCCTCGCGGAAGTGGAAGGCGCCTTGCACACGGAGATCCTGCGCCTCCAGCAGGAGCCCATCCCCCTGGACGAATGGCAGAAGGCCCTGGCCCGTCTCGAGGTGGACCACCTCGTCACCCAGGACGACCCCGCCAGCCTGGCCCGGAACCTGGGCCTCGCCTGGGTCGAGGGCGGGGACTGGCGCCTCTCGGACCTGGAGATCCAGCGCCTGCGGACCCTCGGCCCCGAGGCCGTCCAGACCGCGGCACGGACCTGGCTGAGGCCCACGCACCGCACCACCGTCCTGCTGCAACCGGACGCCGACGAGGGCAAGGATCCGCTGGATGCCGAGATGGCCCGGGTCCTGAAGGCCCTGGCCGCCACGCGTATCGAGGATCTCGCCCAGCGCGAGCACCTGGTGGCCGAAGGCCTCCGGCAGCTCCGGATGCTCAATGCCAGCGAGCGCCTCCGCACCCTCAAGCTGCTCGAGGCCCAGCTCGCTCCGGAGAAACGATGA
- a CDS encoding M16 family metallopeptidase: protein MKPLAAALTTVWATLALPGLIWAQSPAGSAGIQRFTLPNGLRVVHLEDHERPLVRIRLQLDLEPGDGPPGRPELAVLALRMLDQADAGSLKAQDIDEALEGSGIRLVQGLDHEGISWRLVARSRDQDRALGLLADRVLRAVFDPFVLEIQRLACWREAGRLDASPHARLRRALEPEQSLRTPTIAGLGAVTLEDLLAFRARAFRPDRAVLILHGDLGLEQAKRLVLLSFGTWTAAPPAPPASVAPAPNAPATTTPATPSPAATEPGPLLIPAPGAPLQAQVVAAAPADLAPEAEALLMLLLPEDPALFPAKLRIEPPCLVATLDGETSARAARASLGARLEALRRRGFTETDLRRARAAWTEGRALLTLHPEARIAEAMKEIRGRAVRPARLEALTLEALNGALRRWLEPAHLRIGLTGDPEVLKKN from the coding sequence ATGAAACCCCTGGCTGCGGCCCTGACCACCGTCTGGGCGACCCTCGCCCTCCCGGGCCTGATCTGGGCCCAGTCCCCCGCGGGCTCCGCCGGCATCCAACGGTTCACCCTGCCCAACGGTCTCCGCGTGGTGCACCTGGAGGATCACGAGCGCCCCCTGGTGCGGATCCGCCTCCAGCTGGACCTGGAGCCCGGCGACGGGCCGCCTGGCCGCCCCGAACTGGCGGTCCTGGCCCTGCGCATGCTGGACCAGGCCGATGCAGGCTCCCTAAAGGCCCAGGACATCGACGAAGCCCTGGAGGGCTCGGGGATCCGTCTGGTCCAGGGGCTGGACCACGAAGGCATCTCCTGGCGCCTGGTGGCCCGGAGCCGGGATCAGGACCGGGCCCTCGGCCTGCTGGCGGACCGGGTGCTCCGGGCGGTCTTCGATCCCTTCGTCCTGGAGATCCAGCGCCTCGCCTGCTGGCGGGAGGCCGGCCGCCTGGACGCCTCGCCCCATGCGCGGCTGCGCCGCGCCCTCGAACCGGAACAGTCCCTCCGCACGCCGACCATCGCCGGTCTGGGCGCCGTCACCCTGGAGGACCTGCTGGCCTTCCGGGCCCGGGCCTTCCGCCCCGATCGGGCCGTGCTGATCCTGCATGGCGACCTGGGCCTGGAACAGGCGAAGCGGCTCGTGCTGCTGAGTTTCGGCACCTGGACGGCCGCGCCCCCGGCACCTCCGGCCTCCGTCGCTCCGGCCCCCAATGCCCCGGCAACCACGACCCCGGCCACACCCAGTCCGGCCGCCACGGAGCCGGGCCCGCTTCTGATCCCCGCGCCCGGCGCCCCCCTGCAGGCCCAGGTCGTGGCCGCCGCCCCCGCTGACCTCGCGCCGGAGGCGGAAGCCCTGCTCATGCTGCTGCTGCCGGAGGATCCCGCCCTCTTCCCCGCGAAGCTGCGGATCGAACCGCCGTGCCTGGTGGCCACGCTGGATGGCGAGACCTCCGCCCGCGCCGCCCGGGCCAGCCTCGGTGCGCGCCTGGAGGCCCTGCGGCGGCGCGGGTTCACCGAGACGGATCTGCGCCGCGCCCGGGCCGCGTGGACCGAGGGGCGGGCCCTGCTCACCCTCCATCCCGAGGCCCGGATCGCCGAGGCGATGAAGGAGATTCGCGGCCGGGCCGTCCGCCCCGCCCGCCTGGAGGCCCTTACCCTGGAGGCCCTGAACGGCGCCCTGCGCCGCTGGCTGGAGCCGGCCCACCTGCGCATCGGCCTGACGGGGGACCCCGAGGTCCTGAAGAAGAATTAA
- a CDS encoding phosphoribosylaminoimidazolesuccinocarboxamide synthase: MSVLLSTDLPFPVFRRGKVRDVYDLGTELLIVATDRISAFDCVMPEGIPDKGRLLTAVASYWFAATEDLVPNHFRGHPGWPAALEAHRKDLAGRAVIVEKTRPLPVECVVRGYLAGSGWKEYQAGGSVCGVALPPGLRLADRLPEPIFTPATKAEEGHDENISFERMAGIVGAELATRLRDLSLALYRRGAELAARKGILLADTKFEFGLSISGELLLIDEALTPDSSRYWLADSWAPGQNPPSLDKQFLRDYLETLPDWNKQPPAPHLPEAVIQGIRARYLDLAGRFGID; the protein is encoded by the coding sequence ATGTCCGTCCTGCTCAGCACCGACCTGCCCTTTCCCGTCTTCCGCCGGGGCAAGGTCCGGGATGTGTACGACCTCGGGACCGAGCTGCTCATCGTCGCCACGGACCGCATCAGCGCCTTCGACTGCGTGATGCCCGAAGGCATTCCCGACAAGGGGCGCCTCCTCACCGCGGTGGCGTCCTACTGGTTCGCGGCCACGGAGGATCTGGTGCCGAACCACTTCCGCGGCCACCCCGGCTGGCCCGCGGCCCTGGAGGCCCACCGGAAGGACCTGGCCGGGCGCGCGGTCATCGTGGAGAAGACCCGGCCCCTGCCCGTGGAATGCGTGGTGCGGGGCTATCTGGCCGGCAGCGGCTGGAAGGAATACCAGGCCGGCGGCAGCGTCTGCGGCGTGGCGCTGCCGCCGGGACTCCGCCTGGCGGACCGGTTGCCCGAGCCCATCTTCACGCCTGCCACCAAGGCCGAGGAAGGTCACGACGAGAACATCAGCTTCGAGCGCATGGCCGGCATCGTGGGTGCGGAACTGGCAACCCGGCTGCGGGATCTCAGCCTGGCCCTCTACCGGCGCGGCGCCGAGCTGGCGGCCCGGAAGGGGATCCTGCTGGCCGATACCAAGTTTGAATTCGGCCTCAGCATCTCGGGCGAACTGCTGCTCATCGACGAGGCGCTCACGCCCGACAGCAGCCGCTACTGGCTGGCCGACAGCTGGGCGCCCGGCCAGAATCCGCCGAGCCTGGACAAGCAGTTCCTCCGCGACTACCTGGAAACCCTGCCCGATTGGAACAAGCAGCCCCCGGCGCCGCACCTCCCGGAGGCCGTGATCCAGGGGATCCGCGCCCGCTACCTGGACCTCGCGGGGCGCTTCGGCATCGACTAG
- a CDS encoding tetratricopeptide repeat protein — MRAHLRFLILDDFDPDTGELALRVAFQPGPDPGLELIRLRLHLGRTGNPLDPLSRELRTHVQMPVPPLWEHGLKTIVHAIEEELAAPEGRNPLRYLWVRTQLLHPADPAHSTPNHPVPRQVEVLRDWANRLDQEGQTLRAAEILDRLLLLAPKDVASLAYLASFFRAQGMAEEMAAVAERWIKAEPGRVEAHLRQGEALLRLGRAQEARATFEAVLKIHPVHLLAHLGMAQALGLMGGNPFPHLDAAQELDPAATASVLRETFDYRLLAPPEGDRLHGLDGLPSLLGISGAEVQDFVQFLGLPLSGPEGTVRESELARWAGVMNRYALLPGGLHWSAPTPRHLPELA, encoded by the coding sequence ATGCGGGCCCACCTGCGCTTCCTGATCCTGGACGATTTCGACCCCGATACCGGGGAGTTGGCGCTGCGCGTGGCCTTCCAGCCCGGCCCCGACCCCGGCCTCGAGTTGATCCGTCTCAGGCTCCACCTGGGCCGGACGGGGAACCCCCTGGACCCTCTCAGCCGCGAGCTGCGGACCCATGTGCAGATGCCGGTGCCCCCCCTTTGGGAGCATGGCCTCAAGACGATCGTCCACGCCATCGAAGAGGAACTGGCCGCTCCCGAGGGGCGCAATCCCCTGCGCTACCTGTGGGTGCGGACCCAGCTGCTCCATCCCGCCGATCCGGCCCACTCCACCCCGAACCATCCCGTGCCTCGGCAGGTGGAGGTGCTCCGGGACTGGGCCAACCGGCTGGATCAGGAGGGGCAGACCCTGCGCGCCGCCGAGATCCTGGACCGCCTGCTGCTGCTGGCGCCCAAGGATGTGGCCAGCCTCGCCTACCTGGCCAGCTTCTTCCGGGCCCAGGGTATGGCCGAGGAGATGGCCGCGGTGGCGGAGCGGTGGATCAAGGCGGAGCCCGGACGCGTGGAGGCGCACCTGCGCCAGGGCGAGGCCCTGTTGCGCCTGGGCCGCGCCCAGGAGGCCCGCGCCACCTTCGAGGCCGTGCTGAAGATCCATCCCGTCCACCTCCTGGCCCACCTCGGCATGGCCCAGGCCCTCGGCCTGATGGGGGGGAATCCCTTCCCCCACCTGGACGCCGCCCAGGAGCTGGATCCGGCGGCCACGGCCTCGGTGCTGCGGGAGACCTTCGACTACCGGCTCCTCGCGCCTCCGGAAGGGGACCGGCTCCACGGGCTGGATGGACTGCCCTCGCTGCTGGGCATCTCCGGGGCCGAGGTCCAGGACTTTGTCCAGTTCCTCGGCCTTCCGCTCAGCGGACCCGAGGGGACCGTGCGCGAGTCGGAGCTGGCCCGCTGGGCGGGCGTCATGAACCGCTACGCCCTGCTGCCCGGGGGGCTGCACTGGTCCGCACCCACGCCGCGGCATCTCCCTGAACTGGCCTGA